Sequence from the Puntigrus tetrazona isolate hp1 chromosome 11, ASM1883169v1, whole genome shotgun sequence genome:
CTAAGCAGAACAGACCACAGAGAAGTCTTCCatgacctgtcttgtgagtacGATTAAATGCTTATGAGAGATAGGGCTTACTCAACATTTACCACTATGAAACTATAATTTATACTAAATTATATACAGTACTTATATACTTATTTGGATGGAAAGAAATTGATGTTATACAGAGATTTGAAAAAGAATGCAATGGTCAAATCAATTCAGATGTACTTAAAATAATACCTTTGTATTGTAGTGTGGGTGGACCTTCAGTATGAGCCGCAGGAACACTAGAGACTACATCTACATCTGGAAAGACctcaattttaaattacatgGTAATGATTCTCTGTACTGATATGTCTGACTCAGGGTTTTAGATGTAGAATAACTTTTTAGAAGGGAATAAATTCACATATTTAATCtagaattattagaaaatgtgtTATAACTTACAAGATTTACTGTATGTTGTGGTTTCACAAGTGGAGGTTACAGGTAAAGCTgttgataaaaaataacataagtaAATGTTCAATATATAATCATGAGCCTAACATGATAAAACAATTCAGACTGAAATAAGAGTAACTGAGTTATTCACTCACAGGTTTTCATGGCTGTTGTAGTAGTTTGTTCAGTTGAGGTTGATGTTGAAACTGTAGAGACAATTTATCAGCATTATCAAAGTTTGTTGTTGGTACAGTtcccaaaatatgaaaaatagcACGTCACATAGTTGTGATGTAACTTGATATCACATCTATGTtggtttacataaaaataaaaaccttactTTGGACTGTCACTGGATCAGAATGAAGAGACGGTTTGTTCATCACAGTGTAGAAGCAGATTATTCTCACAGATGAGCTCTGACCTCCCGACCAAATACTGATCTGAGATCCAGTGAGTGAAAGCTTACATGATGAGCTcggttttgagttattttgtctttcatttatGTAAAAGTAACACGTATTCATCTTCAGATCTTCAGTATTCTCACAACTCAGCTGAACTGTGTCTGTTTCCAGAATAACTGAAGCAGATGCTGACAACCTGGCCAGAGGAAGACCTAACGAACAAACATGTTGATGTGTTCAGAGAGATGGTGGCACTTAACAATGACCTTAACGTTCAGGAAGAATGACAACAGTACAAACATCGATTCGTTGAATCCTGTGATGTTTCATAGCATTAGTTTGTTCAACAAAATACTAAAACCTGGACAATAATagcaacatttcaaatattgaTCGACATGCATGCTGTCAATCACCAAGTAATGGCTTTTTATTTGCATCCTGTAGACAAAATACTTCTGAATTCAACACGAGTGTATTTTTGTAGTCACAAAAAATCTAAAGGAGCTGcggaatataataataaaaacgtctaaaaaacatgacatgtttatttaataaaaatctattttgtttagtttctcCTCTCagggatttcttttttttgcataaatgagTTTCCACAAATTTGTCAGACATAGTCTTACTCTCTGACATATCATCTAAGATGACATGATTAACTGCTTTAACTTAACTTCCTTCCTGTCTAAACGTGTCAGATTGTACGCTTGCCAAAGCCACACTGTACtttagtgtttttctgtgtaagAAGCAAGACTTTGCAAGTTACTGGTTCAGTGTCTGATATGCTGATCCATATAGTAATGACTAGATTGCTTTTATTGATCAGATCAGATTTCATAAAATGCTACTGGCTTAATTATTGGTTATACTGGATACAGAATTATACAGGTGTCTCTCTTCAATAAACGTGCTGATGTTTGTGCTCACCTTTCAAGGTGATCGTGTCACTGTGTGGGGATCTGATCTCAGGTTCAGTCTTGGGTGAATAAACACAGCTCAGCCGTCTCCTGTTCACTGATCGTGTGAAGAGTTCACTTTGACTTAAGTAATACATACAGTGACTTTTCTCTCCAGACGAACTCCTCTGAGAGACACGCTGACACAGAAGACCACCATCTTCAGTGTAGAAGCTACAGATGAAATCAGCTTCGACTGAGAGGGGTATTTCACATGATATAATGTCCTGATCTTCATTAACACTAATGAAGGGTTTCTGAAGTGAATCTGTTCAAAGATAAATGATTCAATTATCAAAAACACTGCCTTAACAGTTTCCAAACCGGACGAACAGCAGGGAAATCTCTCACCCAACACAGTCACAGTAGCAGGAGTAGAATGAGATGATGGTTTGTTGATGCCGTGGTTTTCTATTGTAAAGTAACAGTAAATGTCTATTGACTCAGGTGATTTCACAGCTGCCCATCTGAGCACTTCAGCACCAGTGAGATCCAGCTCACACGATGAAGGGACTTTTATAATCTTCTCTTGTCTTTTTGTGTAGAAATAACACTGATCCACACGTTCTGATGTCTCACAGATGATCTTCACTGTGCTGGACTCTCTTATGACATCTGGAGATACTTTTACAGCAGGAGATtctgaaacaacacaaaacagatCAATACGTTAAATCTAACCACTGACAGTGTTTACAGACATGATAATATTCTGATATTAATCACATATTTTAGATTCTAAAAACCCAAATCAGACAAATTATGAACAAAATCTAAATACGCTACAACGATATGATTTTGTCAGATGTAGCCTAATACATAGGTCTACGCATAGCCTAATCATTTTCATGTTAAAGTATTTTTAGTTGACGCTTTGCTCACTAAATATATAAGCATACAGtatttaatcaatattaaaCAACGGAGATGACTTACTTTGAGACTGAACATCCATCAGAAGATGCAAAACAACGAAGGTGAACAACTTCATTTCCGCTAGAAGGAGAACAAAGACGATACTCACACAATAGGAGAATTAGGAAGTAGTACATCAGACGACAGGAAACATCACGCTTTGTGGAGAGCTTTTTATGAAGAAGATAGTGATCATAGTAGTGCGTGCTGCAAACCTTAGTATAGCAGTGGGTGGAGTCcggctgtttattttttaatatcgTGTTTTTCTAGCAATGAAGGTTAAAAAACGTCCATTTAAATGCGTCTTGccattttgatttttgattaataattgaTGCCCTACTTTGCTTAGCAAACTTAAAAGTCATTTAACAGAAGTTATGGCTGAATCGATTTGTGTTTTGTGagcatgagaaaaataaaagggttGATCTTGACTGCATTCGTtgttaaagtaaatgtatatataaaagttaaagAAGCGGGTATCTCTGGGAATGGGACCTTAAGAGCAGAAAATGAACCTTTTATcccaataaaatgaaaattagtttgTGTCAGCTTATTCTATCCATCATTATTTGAACCagtaaactgcattttaatttcaggattaaaaaagtaaaataaaaaagtacacagACCTCttagacagcatttttttttcttggatgAAAATTAGACTGTGAAGAATAAACCTTGTCTGTACAATGTATACTTACATATACTTCCCATAAGTCACagcaaactttattttgattacagTAAATTGCCGCtaatacaaaagcaaaaaataataaactaatgaaataaaacattctccGTTACTTACGAGCTAAATGATGAATAATTactcaaatgaaatatatattattgttgatGAGTGATTCGGTCAAGGAGCAGTGAGTGATTTTCTGCTTTTCCTTTGATTAAGTAACATTTATGACGATGTCGGCGGGTGGAGGTTGAGACTGAAAGCATAGATCAGATATAGTCAGATAGCTGTATTCCTGCTGTTTAAGTTcactcaagacaaaaaaaactcaagacaaaaaaaactgcatttacacAAACTGTCTTCAAGACGTTTATTTGGACCTAACTTTTCGTGTAAATCTGGACACACACTGAACGTCGCATCGCATTGTGGCACAGCTTTATAAATTCGAACCCATTCATTTCTATGAGCTTAAGCGCACCGGCATCGCCAGCAACGATTCAAAACAATGTATATAAAAGttgtaaatatgcaaataattttcatttaattgctattaaatattaaataatcagCTGTAGATTCAGTTtatgagaaagagaaaaacacaacctgagacttagtttttttttgtgtacagtGAGGTCAGTAAGGGTATTTTAGAGATTACTGAGAGACAAATCATTGTTGTGGTGTTGTATAAACGACCTTTAAGATGAGTGTGATCAGTAGCAGCtgtaacagaaataaatcatgttAAATCAAACAGTGTCTGAAAAACCACTCCACATTTTTGTGGCTATcgtcaaaatgtctttttttcctgttgaGGAAGTCAGTGGTGATCCAAAAAAGCCtggttataatttttttttattacttcctctttttttttttttttttttaaattcatacaggttagaactacttgagggtgagtaaatgatgacaaaactatttctttaacatGAGCCTTTCTTCATAGACCTTCAGAGAGGATTTCATCAGTGTgacttttatgcaaaaattaattattttaatttattaacagtAACATCAGCGACAACTCCAGGACACCATATacttttattctatattttatattacttatttggtgtttttttactgtcatttatgtaatatatttgatatttaacacACTTTGCTGTACATGGCTGTGGAGTTATAATAGCCtctaatttttgtttgtttgaattgaACATACTCtactgcaattaaaatatttaaaaggtttaaaacgTGTAAACTCCTCCCAAATACACacccagattttttttgttcattctttATTGTATAAGTAAGCTTTTCTTACAGGGAAGCATAATAGGCAAGTGCCACAGAAGATCCTCTCAATAAAagttacaaatgcataaatgatgaAAACGAATATGATGCAAAACATCTTCACCAAACTGTAGGCTTGATCTACTGCATCTGAGTGAACTGGATTTCAGGGATCGTGCTGTACAGGTGATAAACGttcttgagaaaaaaagaaaatgtgttagTATTTCATTCATGATGAACAGTTATGTGGTTATGTGTGTTTAGTGTGAGAGAGTTTTCACAAATACATACCTTTTCTTCTGGATTTCCCTGTTTCTGTTGGTTATTGATCAAACCGTCTGTAATGCAATGCAGAACTGTTAAGGTAGTTCACGACAAGCATGTGTGGGCCTGCATGAATAAGGTCTCTGTCATGAACCTTAAACTTTGACACTTTGCACAGCAGAACTATCTCTTCTCAGACTCGTTCTGTGCAACAGTGTGATCAATTTTACATTTGCCCTACTTCCTCCATATTAACCCACTGTGTTTTGGCAGGTAAGTTTCTCAGTACCTAATATGGAGGAAGTGgaacaaatgtaaaattcatCACGCTGTGGCACAGAATGAGTCAGAGAAGAGACagttctattatatatatatatatatatatatatatatatatatatatatatacaaaaaacattttcctacCTGAGGGCTGGTAAAGTACATTCACAGAAGTAATGTCTTTTGTGGGGTCTGCAGTTCTGTCCTGGTGTTTGAGGCCTGGTGTTTATAATAATCAATTGGTGATCAGCAAGTTTTATCTGTGATCATTTTCTGAGAATGATGTTCTCTTACCTCCAGATATGGGCTGAGATGTTTCTGGTACAGATGTGATCAGAGAATGTGTCTCTGCAGGCCCAGAACAACTCTGAATAACATAACCAGAAATATAGGCGAAGTTCCTTTCAGCCATTCTTACTCACTAATATATATTAGACATCTATTTGTTAATTTATGACTTTAAAGATTTGAAATGCACAGATACTCACTATACCAGATTCTTGAATGGgggcatgtggttttattgatctcattttattgctaaaaatgaattatCGATATTTATGACAAATTTCCATGCATGCATGTATCAGATAGAAAGCTAAACATTTACACATACTGCTGCATTACTACAAAAATTACTACTACTGAATCGAACACATGAAAAAAACttacagttttcttctttttttacctAGAAAACATTGAGCTGCATTATATTGCTGTGCATCACTTTGGCCAAATGTCTGTTGTGAGTTATAAATTAATTGACATTAAAATGCTTACGTGAAAACCAGCACAGACAGATCCCAAGTCCCATGAGTCCAGACAAAATGACAGCAACAGCAGTGGAAGCCAGCACTATAAATAATACGcctgtttcaaaacaaaacaaacactttaaaaagtTTGTGTATTACCAAATTTAATATAGGGTTCAGTAAATACACGAAATCTCCCGATAATTGAAATGATACTCAAAAAATGGGTTGTATGTCATGATCACTTCATTTATTCTGTGTTAAGAGAACATTgtgctttttgcattttttcacATATAAATTTCATATGAATTTTGCAAAGTTTAAATCCCATCTGTTTGTACTTTGATAACACTTCCTCTAATGTTTATGACTCTCAGTAGTCAGAGAGGAGGCGATCTTTAGTGGTTGTTTGAACACGTGCGACCACATGAGATCAGCAATCTGGTCATTTGAGACcccaaatatatgtatttactttGTAGGCCGTACAGTATATTTAACAACGCTCGGCCCAACCTTCCCAGCCTTTAAAGACTAAATTCTGTTCCCTTTGAAGGATGCTGTCTCTGAATTGGTACATGACTTATGTGCTCTAATATCATGTGAGCATCATACACTACATCAAAACAAATATGCTCTGACTTCAGTGAACTAGCATTAATGTAAATCAAAGGCACAAACCTGGAGAAAATCATGAAGTGCATTCTGGCCTTCGCTATTTTACTGTTAAGCAGCGTAACCATGAGACTCTCTGTTGATTGACTTTGTGTTTGTGCTTATATCCAGGAACTGCCATTATGAGTTACCAATGAACTATGAAAATAATCCCCAGCTATATTTgaacttttgaacttttgaacaTTCTTTTTACCTTTAGGAACGAGTGAATGAACTTCCTTTGTCGTACTGTTTGGCGGGTTTGTCTTGGATTGGAGATCCGCtaatataaaagtaacattGCAAAGgccatcagttttttttctcagatttcattttaaaatagccagaaaagctattattagcaaattattttactgtatgttgCAGTTTCAGAAGTGGACATTACAGTATATAGTAAATGCTCAACAATTACTCATGACTTAAACTTAAACTGTGTTGTTTTCAGGACACTCAAAATGGAGTAAAAATAACGAAATACAGTTACTCACAGGTTTTCATGGCTGTTGTAGTAGTTTGTTTAGTTGTGGTTGATGTTgaaactgtaaatttaaaagCGTTATAGAGAGTCATTTCACATTATTTACCAATTTTAAAGCAAAGCTTGCTTTTTTAAAGGTACATGTCATTTAAATTGAAAGCAAATAGTATTAGTCCTTTCGTAATGTGTGGTTTTGGATGCAATACAACTGCACTAAAGTCAGTATTAACGTTTGATTTGATGAATTCAGTGATGTTTTATGGTGTTAGCTGGTTCATTATTATACACTGacataacaaatgtacaaaaattgTGCCATAAGGGGACAACAGCTTGTCACTCGCACAGTTCCCCTTAAAGGTGCATTCTTTATTCCTAAAGGatatgtgcatataaatacCTTAGAGTAGCAATAAGTACCCTTAAAGTAacaatatgtacagtatattgaaAGGGTCTTAGTAAATAGTACCCATTcaatttagtatgttttatggtgtatcatcatcatcactaaCTGATGATGGGTTTCTCAAGTGAAtctgggaaaaataaaacagttcatgGTTAGTCAAAACACTGGCATAACAGTTACTAATACAGAagatcaggagagaaatctctCACCTAGTACCCTCACTGTGATAGGATCAGACTCAGATGATGATATGTCTGCACTGAACTGATTTATTGTGAAGTAACAGTAAATGTCTATTGATTCAGGTGATTTCACAGCTGCCCATCTGAGCACTTCAGCACCAGTGAGATCCAGCTCACACGATGAAGGGGTTTTCATTTTCTCCTCCTTTCTGTTTATGTAGAAATAACAATTATTCACTATAAGACCTGGTTCTTTCTCACAGCTGATCTTCACTGAGCTGGACTCTCTTATGACACCTGGAGATACTTTTACTTTAGGAAATcctgaaacaaaacagatcaGTCGTTACATCTCTTTATAGACCACGTTCACAGGCCATGCACAACAGCACCCAAATAAACAATGAAGAGTAAAATGTTGGACATGAgagatgaaatattaatacagtatgaaatattaatgcaatatgctacttttttacatttatgatttataggTCATGACGTGGGAAATCAAATTTGCCattaaagaagaatatgcaGTGTTTGAGGCTCCAAAAAGTTTATTGAGAACTTTATAAACCCTGCCCTCGCCATGTTTTCATGATccctgtttgtgtttgttaggTCTCTGTTCATGGGCACCATTAGTGTTCCTTTTGTTATTTACtcgtttgtttcattttgttatgcTGAGATACACACAAACTGAGGTGCTTCCAAATGCAAAcagataaaatgataaaatgactaaacaaaaaaaacggcagccatgcttcaaaacgtacctaaccagcatatgttgtttttttcccaacaggaaagtaaatgataaaatgtccATGAAAAGAGACACAAAAATCATAGACAGGGATCGTGACACATGTAAACGAGCgggatttttaaaataaaaaaatgaaattcgCCTATAATAAGCAAGTGTGTGCAGTGTTACTAAAACATACTGAAGACAAATGCTGAAATATTCTAGACAAATGTGGACATACAGTATTTCATCAAAAGTAAACAACAGTGATCACTTACTGTAAGACTGGACCTCCATCAGGAGCTGAAAAACTGTGAAGATGAACAACTCCATCACAGCAATTGTGAGAAAAGAGACTAAAGTAGAGTCACAATGAGTGAATTAGGAAGCAGCACATCAGACCACAAACTCTTTGATGCATTGTATATTTATGATGGCAGAGCGTGAGACCACATGCACAGCTAAAATCATTTCAACAGGGGTTAAAATGTAAGGCAAAGACTCACAGTAAAAGAAGGAAGGTACATACAAATGTGccaaaacatttatacaatCAATACACTTAAAAAGAGTAGATCGTAATATCAAAATTAAGACTGTGGAATACATTTTGcactttaaattcattttattaggTGCATGTTTGCtcaataatgcataaaaatctaggccaactgaaaagtatgagcatgtacAGCACTCAATAATTAGATGGGGCTCCTTTTGCCTGAATTAGTCGTGGAGTCGATCGTtctgtggcactgctcaggtgttatgagagcccaggttgctctgatagtggccttcagctcttctgctTTGTTGGGTCTGACATATcgcatcttcctcttcacaataTGGGGTTAAGGTCAGACGAGTTTGCTGGCCAATTAAgaacagggataccatggtccttaaaccaggtactggtagctttggcactgtgtgcaggtgacaagtcctgttggaaaataaaatctgcATCTCCGTAAAGTTGGTCAACAGCAGGAAGCATGAAGATTATATCTGaacatataaaacatcaaaagtatctgcttttaaacaaaaatgtgtattcTTTTCTTAAACAGTTGAACGTGAGCAGGtttcagcaaaaacaacaaaaaaagaaaagaaaagaaagataagaaaGTAAGAAACAACATTTTGTTGCTGAAGCTGTAAAAAGACTAATCAACACCCCTAAGCTTGACAATCATTACCTCTTAACTGGTGACTTTTTATCCCATAACTTTACagattttatgcagttttatgtCAGATGATAGTGTTAGATACATGTGGAAGCCTCTGTTGCTTCTTCTtgtgtgtgggtttttgttttgtttttggaaattcTGTAAAGAAGATGTGTACTAGCGTCCCCTACCACGTGTCGAGGAAAACACAGATTATAACAGCATGTCCTATATGGCTCAAATGCCTGATTGTACAGatgtttattatttctgaagcTATGCGATCTGATCTCAGGTACAGTCTTGACTGAATAAACACAGACCACCTCACATTGATCGTGTTTTACGTTGATGCAGACGGACTCCTCTGAGAGACATGTTGAACGGAGCTGAAAACCTACGAAGACTAACAACTCTATCACAGGGAGCATGAGAAATGAGTCAGAATGAGACTGTCACAATAGGTGCATTAATTTCATCTGACcacaaacttatttttaatgtattgtgcTTCTTTGCTTTGACTGTGTATTTAGAGCATGAGACCACATACAGCTCTCTTCAACAGAAAGAGGATCTGGGGCGGGTTTGTTGTCCGGGTTGTTATGAACCTTCACACCAATCAGACATGGCGAAATATTTTCGTGAAACGTATCtcactataaatataaatgtgacgATGTGGACTTTTAAACATCCGAACCACTGCATGAAGCTGAAAAAAACACGAAGATGAACAAATTCATTACATCGTACATCATTACAAACACCTACTCCATTTGTCAAGTAAAGACA
This genomic interval carries:
- the LOC122353694 gene encoding uncharacterized protein LOC122353694 codes for the protein MKLFTFVVLHLLMDVQSQKSPAVKVSPDVIRESSTVKIICETSERVDQCYFYTKRQEKIIKVPSSCELDLTGAEVLRWAAVKSPESIDIYCYFTIENHGINKPSSHSTPATVTVLDSLQKPFISVNEDQDIISCEIPLSVEADFICSFYTEDGGLLCQRVSQRSSSGEKSHCMYYLSQSELFTRSVNRRRLSCVYSPKTEPEIRSPHSDTITLKGLPLARLSASASVILETDTVQLSCENTEDLKMNTCYFYINERQNNSKPSSSCKLSLTGSQISIWSGGQSSSVRIICFYTVMNKPSLHSDPVTVQISTSTSTEQTTTTAMKTSLPVTSTCETTTYSKSYVDVVSSVPAAHTEGPPTLQYKDMLWYMLVSTGLSVILSGLMGLICLCWFACKRRRNNKTRATKADVSGQETGMSCSGPAEIYSLITSVPATCQPISADVLVNKQQEQGNLEENENVYHLYCTVPEN
- the LOC122353695 gene encoding uncharacterized protein LOC122353695 isoform X1; this translates as MELFIFTVFQLLMEVQSYRFPKVKVSPGVIRESSSVKISCEKEPGLIVNNCYFYINRKEEKMKTPSSCELDLTGAEVLRWAAVKSPESIDIYCYFTINQFSADISSSESDPITVRVLVSTSTTTKQTTTTAMKTSDLQSKTNPPNSTTKEVHSLVPKGVLFIVLASTAVAVILSGLMGLGICLCWFSRKKRRKLNKMRSIKPHAPIQESGISCSGPAETHSLITSVPETSQPISGGLKHQDRTADPTKDITSVNVLYQPSDGLINNQQKQGNPEEKNVYHLYSTIPEIQFTQMQ
- the LOC122353695 gene encoding uncharacterized protein LOC122353695 isoform X2 — protein: MELFIFTVFQLLMEVQSYRFPKVKVSPGVIRESSSVKISCEKEPGLIVNNCYFYINRKEEKMKTPSSCELDLTGAEVLRWAAVKSPESIDIYCYFTINQFSADISSSESDPITVRVLVSTSTTTKQTTTTAMKTSDLQSKTNPPNSTTKEVHSLVPKGVLFIVLASTAVAVILSGLMGLGICLCWFSRKKRRKLNKMRSIKPHAPIQESGISCSGPAETHSLITSVPETSQPISGGLKHQDRTADPTKDITSVNVLYQPSGPHMLVVNYLNSSALHYRRFDQ